DNA sequence from the Juglans microcarpa x Juglans regia isolate MS1-56 chromosome 5S, Jm3101_v1.0, whole genome shotgun sequence genome:
tattgtACTGGACCCCCAAGTCTGGCCTCACGGGGTAAATGGAAAGCTAGGTGGACCATAACATcgaaaaaggaaggaaggaataTCATCTCCAGTTTGCATAGAATGGTGACAACATCAGTTTGGAGTTGGGCCAGGCGGTTGACATCGAGTGTTCGAGCgcacaactctttgaagaaagtACCAAGTTCAGTCAAAGCCAAGCCAATGTCACTTCTTAAATACCCCCCAGCAGCAATAGGGAGTAGTCTTTGAAGGAAAACGTGACAGTCATGGCTTTTCAACCCTGAGATTTTGCAGTCACGTCGAGATACACAGTTCGAGATATTGGAAGCGAACCCATCTGGAAATTTGATATCAGACAACCGCTAACAAAATTTATTCCTTTGCTCGACGTTTAATGTGTACTGTGCATGTGGTATTGTTACACGATCACCATGCCATATCAAGTGTAATTCTTTTCTATAGCCCAAAAGCTCTAAGTCACGCCTTGAATTGATGTTATCCTTACTTTTCCCTGGACTGTTCATTAAAGTGAATAAGATGTTGTCGGCAATattcttctcaatatgcataacatctaaattatgcCGAAGTCGAACTGTTGACCAATAAGGTAACACGAAGAATATGCTACACTTTGTCCAGTTCAGCTCTTCAGCAGTGTGTTTTTTCTTCCTATGAGATTTGCCAAACTGAACATCCCCAATCATCTGCAATTGATTTTGAATCTCTTCAGGACCAAATTCCCTTGGTGGCATGCGATGATCTTCTCTACCGTTGAACAACCATTTCCTCCTTCTCCATATGTGATCTGGGGGTAAGAAACGACGATGTCCCATGTAACAATATTTTCGGCCATATTTCAACCAATTAGAGTCTGTGTCTGCATTGCAAGACGGACAAGCCAATTTTCCCTTTGTTGACCAGCCAGACAGATTCCCGTAGGCAGGAAAATCGTTGATTGTCCACAATAAGGCAGCATGCAACATAAACGTCTCCTTAGTTGAGGCATCATATGTAGGTACCCCATCTATCCAAAATTCAAGCAGTTCATCGATCAACGGCTGCAAGTATACATCAATCtcattccctggtgaccttgGGCCAGGAATAATCAGAGATGTTATGAAGAATTGGTCTTTCATGCATGACCACGGCGGCAAGTTATAGGGGACAAGGATCACTGGCCAAATGCTATGAGGTTTAGCCAAGTTGTTGAATGGAGTGAAGCCATCACTTGCCAGACCGAGCCTAACATTGCGAGGATCTGAAGCGAACCAGCCATGAtcttcatcaaatttcttccagcACTCAGAGTCGGCCGGATGTCTCATACAACTATCTTCTTTCGTCTGTTGCTCTTTGTGCCATCGCATATCACCTGCTATCTTTGCAGACATGAAGAGACGCTGCAATCTCGGTTTCAAAGGAAAGTGACGCAACACTTTTTGAGGTACCGCGCGCTGTCCGTGTGTATTTGGTATCCACCTCGAAGCCTTACATACAGGGCATTCATTAAGAGctgcattttccttccaaaataagATGCAGTCGTTGGGGCAcgcatggattttgtggtatttgAAGCCCAAACCGCGCTCCAAAGACCTTGACTCCTCATATGATTGTGGCAATAGGGCATCAGGAAAGGCAGACCTCAACAAATCAAGTAGAATGTCAAATGACTTAATTGACCACCCACCGATTGATTTGATGTGTAACAACTTGACCACGAAtgacagttttgaaaattttgtacaccCATCAAATAACGGACGTCGGGCATCCTCTAGTAGTTGCTggaaagatggtgaatctaCCGTCTCTAGTGGCCTGTTTGCCGCAGGAGTGCTATCTTGGGGCGCATCATCGAAGGTGCCTGCCCGGATGTCATCCAACATATCCTGTATGTCATCTATGTAATCGTCTTCTTGGTTGatatcatcatcaatatcttcaTCACTCATGTTCCATGTTGTAtcctcctccccatgaaatatccactgCGTGTAATTTGGGTTGATCCCTTTCATAAACAAATGAGTTTCTACCTCAAATATAGGCAGCCACAGATTGTTAAGGCATGCACGACATGGACACCGGATGCGATCCCTTCCACTTGCATGGTTTCGTGCTTGTGTGAGGAAATATTTAACGCCTTCGGCGTATGCAGGTGATACAAGCCTATCGGGGTCattcatccaacttttgtccatctgAAGCACGATATGGGAGGGGAAGAAAGTTAGTTAAGCATGGCAACCTCTACAACTATGCAAATGTACCAAAGAAGTTTAAGTGTTCAGGAATTTTAATGAAGCACCAATGAAGAACCCaagttcacaatattttaactcCATTAAGGGACTTCTTGATTGGGTAGTCATGATATGGTTAGTAGTCATgattttctcatctcatatagGGACTTTGAATCTGGTCTTATATATTAGATCATATGCAAGGGGAAGCTACACTCAACTGTGCTCTTTGATATGTACATAAAGTTTTGCTTAGTGCTTTTAATcttctagtatatatataatatatatatatatagaaagtatTAGGATATATGGAAGTACTCACGTCTGCATTATAGTCACAAAAGAACTGGCATAAATAGGACTACTCCCCCATATATAAGACTACATAAAatcttacatatttttcatttgctGGCTGTTCAGTGTTGAAACTCCCAACTAGACAGAACGTGTATAGTAACATAAtggaaaatgattatataaCACTATGTAAAGTTGGCTTAATACATGATTAAGTCACAGAACTGGCAtaaagttactttgtatttaaagtatttctctatgGAAGAAATCATATTTAGGTGGGAGTCGTGGGACTCATTTTCCTGGTTTTTACTGGAGGTAGAAACAAGAAGGCTAGGTGCACGAAATTT
Encoded proteins:
- the LOC121267183 gene encoding uncharacterized protein LOC121267183; its protein translation is MDKSWMNDPDRLVSPAYAEGVKYFLTQARNHASGRDRIRCPCRACLNNLWLPIFEVETHLFMKGINPNYTQWIFHGEEDTTWNMSDEDIDDDINQEDDYIDDIQDMLDDIRAGTFDDAPQDSTPAANRPLETVDSPSFQQLLEDARRPLFDGCTKFSKLSFVVKLLHIKSIGGWSIKSFDILLDLLRSAFPDALLPQSYEESRSLERGLGFKYHKIHACPNDCILFWKENAALNECPVCKASRWIPNTHGQRAVPQKVLRHFPLKPRLQRLFMSAKIAGDMRWHKEQQTKEDSCMRHPADSECWKKFDEDHGWFASDPRNVRLGLASDGFTPFNNLAKPHSIWPVILVPYNLPPWSCMKDQFFITSLIIPGPRSPGNEIDVYLQPLIDELLEFWIDGVPTYDASTKETFMLHAALLWTINDFPAYGNLSGWSTKGKLACPSCNADTDSNWLKYGRKYCYMGHRRFLPPDHIWRRRKWLFNGREDHRMPPREFGPEEIQNQLQMIGDVQFGKSHRKKKHTAEELNWTKCSIFFVLPYWSTVRLRHNLDVMHIEKNIADNILFTLMNSPGKSKDNINSRRDLELLGYRKELHLIWHDGFASNISNCVSRRDCKISGLKSHDCHVFLQRLLPIAAGGYLRSDIGLALTELGTFFKELCARTLDVNRLAQLQTDVVTILCKLEMIFLPSFFDVMRYVKNKARPEGSIAEAYIHTECLTFCSMYLKDIETRFSRPDRNIDADEEETLDGFKIFNQKVRPLGMPSNVQLEDKLFRAAIWEHYEKCKVQHPDCIERTHQTEFPTWFKQRIQEHRTSYTLDVSADLYALACGPDRWVATYAACIIHGKRFHTKQRELRRRTQNSGVVVTGDEATNNLDFYGVINNIVELRYMEWRRVYLFECDWFDVGDRKRGVRVDDHMISVNMNRTWYKDEPFVLASQADQCFYIRDLRAKGNWGVMQSYANRNVYNIPPRPRVLEVLDGESSTPDADQEDEPSYYYEPVQCDNTDQVATQLNRPDILPSHVDAREIMDPVGQCIDSTGFINDNMITSESGNAASEGEYSDEEDLSTNEGEHSDEDGHTTSDELRSILGGCVNWDALCRIKVISRDPVQEVEADFEVFEVEGVISHTQVVIVDHAVRNYLHIIARRSLQMPQWRPKERKNKGDELVGHLDAFSLTS